The Pseudomonadota bacterium region AATGTGCTCGCGGTGGTCATGCGCGGCGCCTTTGCGGTTGCCTTGCTTGTAGCAGCGGTCACGGCGGCTATCCGCCGCGGAGGTCCTGCAAGCAGCTTACGCGGGCGTTCGAGCTCTGTCAGCACGAAGCGCTCCGGGTCGTCCGGAGGCGCCGGGCCGTACGCTATCGCCAGCACGCCGGGCCGCATGTCCCGCGCGAGGCGCCCGAGCCCGAGCGCCTGCGCAACGCGCGTGGTGCCAGGAACCCGTTTCCCCCGGCGAGGCGGCCAATGGGCCGCCGCAACAAGCTTGCTACTCGAAACGCATGATCTCTCGCACCTGCTTCTCGAAGAAGGCCTTGATGGCTCTCCAGTGCGCTGGCTTCATGCCCTGAAGCGGCGCGTCCTCGGACTCAGCGTCCGCAAAGTACGTCAAGGCCTTGAGGACATGGTAGGTGTCAGCTTCGGCCACGCCGAACCTCTGGCGGTAGCACGACAGCGCCCGGCCCAACTTCATGGGACCGCGCACCAGAAGCTCGTGGAGGTCCCAGAAGTCTCTCTTGAACCCCCGCCTCGCGATAGCCACCAGCTTCATGACGGCCAAGTCCTTGATTCCGGCATAGCGAATCCCAGCCGGGCCGGTTAGGGGTTCCTCCAGCAAGGAGTATGGGTAGTTGACAAAGTCGACGGGTACTCCCCCCATGCGAACCGCGAGCGTGGTGTCGCTGATAGCCAGGACCTCCACACCCCCCTTGGTGACCAACGTGCGCCGCAGGACCTCCAGGTCGACAGCCGGCCCACGTGTAAACAGGTCGAGATCACGCGACTGCCGGTGGCCGAAGTGCAGAGCGACCGCGCCGCCGCCAGCGAGATAGAAGGCGCTCGCCTGCGCAAGGCGGGCTAGCTCGGCCAGGGTATCGAGCTGCGCTGCCGCCAAGCGGGAGGATTGGCCCATGGCTCGTCCTTTGCGTCCAACACCACTCGCCACATGGCAAGCGTCCGTGGAGACAGCTCGGGGTTGGCGGCTGTGGCCAGAACGCGATGAATGGAGCTCAGCCCGTACGTCCTCATCAGCCACCGCACCTCAGCCATTCGACCCTTCTCCAGTACCCGCGCGATGACGTACGTCGAGTCGCCTTCAAGGTCGATTTCGCTGGGGTCAACGTCCCAAAACACCCAATGATGCTCTTCAGGCACGGGCATGGGCCCCCGTAGTGTAGCCGCGCATACTCCGACCTCAGATGCTCATCGCACTGACGTGGCCTG contains the following coding sequences:
- a CDS encoding nucleotidyl transferase AbiEii/AbiGii toxin family protein — protein: MGQSSRLAAAQLDTLAELARLAQASAFYLAGGGAVALHFGHRQSRDLDLFTRGPAVDLEVLRRTLVTKGGVEVLAISDTTLAVRMGGVPVDFVNYPYSLLEEPLTGPAGIRYAGIKDLAVMKLVAIARRGFKRDFWDLHELLVRGPMKLGRALSCYRQRFGVAEADTYHVLKALTYFADAESEDAPLQGMKPAHWRAIKAFFEKQVREIMRFE